One window from the genome of Chthonomonadales bacterium encodes:
- a CDS encoding MOSC domain-containing protein, producing MRIHAISIGQPRTVTDAQGAWASAIFREPVDGPVALGERGLAGDRVADTRHHGAPDQAVCCHPLAHFALWNAELGLTGPAKSLGPGSVGENWTLSGGTEADVCVGDVYAVGSARVRVSGPRYPCWKQDRKLGLPGFHRRSMETLRTGFYVAVAAPGVVKAGDAWTLEERPNPHVTVHEVNATVHRKPDAAFARRALEAEGLPSFWRALLERVLSGET from the coding sequence ATGCGTATCCACGCGATCTCGATCGGGCAGCCGCGCACCGTGACCGACGCGCAGGGCGCCTGGGCCAGCGCCATCTTCCGCGAGCCGGTGGACGGGCCAGTGGCGCTGGGCGAGCGCGGACTGGCCGGCGACCGGGTTGCCGATACGCGTCACCACGGCGCGCCGGACCAGGCCGTCTGCTGCCACCCGCTCGCGCACTTCGCCCTGTGGAATGCCGAGCTCGGCCTCACCGGCCCGGCGAAATCGCTGGGCCCGGGCAGCGTGGGCGAGAACTGGACGCTGAGCGGCGGCACGGAGGCCGACGTGTGCGTGGGCGACGTCTACGCGGTGGGCTCGGCGCGCGTGCGGGTCAGCGGGCCGCGCTACCCATGCTGGAAGCAGGACCGCAAGCTTGGCCTGCCCGGCTTCCACCGGCGCTCGATGGAGACGCTGCGGACCGGCTTCTACGTGGCGGTGGCCGCTCCCGGCGTGGTGAAAGCCGGCGACGCCTGGACGCTGGAGGAGCGGCCGAACCCCCACGTGACGGTGCACGAGGTCAACGCAACCGTCCACCGCAAGCCGGACGCGGCGTTCGCGCGACGGGCGCTGGAGGCCGAGGGGTTGCCGTCCTTCTGGCGCGCGCTGCTGGAGCGGGTGCTGTCCGGGGAGACGTAG